From one Citrobacter sp. Marseille-Q6884 genomic stretch:
- the dtpA gene encoding dipeptide/tripeptide permease DtpA has protein sequence MSTANNKPTESVSLNAFKQPKAFYLIFSIELWERFGYYGLQGIMAVYLVKQLGMSEADSITLFSSFSALVYGLVAIGGWLGDKVLGTKRVIMLGAIVLAIGYALVAWSGHDAGIVYMGMAAIAVGNGLFKANPSSLLSTCYAKDDPRLDGAFTMYYMSVNIGSFFSMLATPWLAARYGWSTAFALSVVGMLITVVNFAFCQRWVKQYGSKPDFEPVNFRNLLLTIGGVVVLIAVATWLLHNQGIARMVLGVIALGIVFIFGKEAFSMQGAARRKMIVAFILMLEAIIFFVLYSQMPTSLNFFAIRNVEHSILGIAFEPEQYQALNPFWIIIGSPILAAIYNKMGDTLPMPTKFAIGMVLCSGAFLVLPLGAKFASDAGIVSVNWLIISYGLQSIGELMISGLGLAMVAQLVPQRLMGFIMGSWFLTTAGANIIGGYVANMMAVPENVTDPLMSLEVYGRVFLQIGVATAVIAVLMLLTAPKLNRMTQDDNVNEKASKAATA, from the coding sequence GTGTCTACTGCAAACAATAAACCAACTGAAAGCGTCAGTTTAAACGCCTTCAAACAACCAAAAGCGTTCTATCTCATTTTCTCTATTGAGCTGTGGGAACGTTTTGGTTATTACGGCCTGCAAGGGATTATGGCCGTCTACCTGGTTAAACAACTGGGTATGTCAGAAGCGGATTCCATCACCCTTTTCTCATCCTTTAGCGCCCTGGTTTACGGCCTGGTAGCCATTGGAGGCTGGTTAGGTGATAAAGTTTTGGGTACCAAGCGCGTCATTATGCTGGGCGCAATCGTCCTGGCCATCGGTTATGCACTGGTTGCATGGTCCGGTCATGACGCGGGTATCGTTTATATGGGTATGGCGGCCATCGCGGTCGGTAACGGCCTGTTCAAAGCCAACCCGTCTTCTCTGCTCTCTACCTGCTATGCAAAAGATGACCCGCGTCTTGATGGTGCATTTACCATGTACTACATGTCCGTCAACATCGGTTCATTCTTCTCTATGCTGGCAACACCGTGGCTGGCTGCCCGTTACGGCTGGAGCACTGCGTTTGCACTGAGCGTCGTCGGTATGCTGATCACCGTAGTTAACTTCGCATTCTGCCAGCGCTGGGTTAAACAGTACGGTTCTAAACCTGACTTCGAGCCGGTCAACTTCCGTAACCTGCTGCTGACTATTGGTGGCGTTGTGGTGCTGATCGCTGTTGCGACATGGCTGCTGCACAACCAGGGTATCGCACGTATGGTTCTGGGCGTTATCGCTCTGGGTATCGTGTTTATCTTCGGTAAAGAAGCCTTCTCTATGCAGGGTGCTGCGCGTCGTAAAATGATCGTTGCCTTCATTCTGATGCTGGAAGCGATTATCTTCTTCGTTCTGTACAGCCAGATGCCAACGTCACTGAACTTCTTTGCGATTCGTAACGTTGAACACTCAATTCTGGGTATCGCGTTCGAACCTGAGCAATACCAGGCACTGAACCCGTTCTGGATCATCATCGGCAGTCCAATCCTTGCCGCCATCTATAACAAGATGGGTGACACCCTGCCGATGCCGACTAAGTTCGCAATTGGTATGGTGCTGTGCTCCGGTGCGTTCCTGGTTCTGCCGCTGGGTGCGAAATTCGCGTCCGATGCAGGTATCGTTTCCGTTAACTGGCTGATCATTTCTTACGGTCTGCAGAGTATCGGTGAACTGATGATCTCTGGTCTGGGTCTGGCGATGGTTGCGCAGCTGGTTCCGCAGCGCCTGATGGGCTTCATCATGGGTAGCTGGTTCCTGACCACTGCGGGTGCGAACATTATTGGTGGCTACGTAGCCAACATGATGGCGGTACCTGAGAACGTGACCGACCCGCTGATGTCACTGGAAGTCTATGGCCGTGTATTCCTGCAGATTGGTGTAGCCACGGCAGTTATCGCTGTTCTGATGCTGCTGACAGCGCCGAAACTGAACCGTATGACTCAAGATGATAATGTAAACGAGAAAGCCTCTAAGGCCGCAACCGCGTAA
- the pdxY gene encoding pyridoxal kinase PdxY, whose translation MKNILAIQSHVVFGHAGNSAAEFPMRRLGANVWPLNTVQFSNHTQYGKWTGCVMPPSHLTEIVQGIADIDKLQQCDAVLSGYLGSAEQGEHILGIVRKVKAANPHAKYFCDPVMGHPEKGCIVAPGVAEFHVRHALPASDIIAPNLVELEILCEHAVNNVHEAVAAARELIAQGPEVVLVKHLARAGISTDRFEMLLVTADQAWHISRPLVDFGARQPVGVGDVTSGLLLVKLLQGASLQQALEHVTAAVYEIMIATQQMQEYELQVVAAQDRIAKPEHYFSATQL comes from the coding sequence ATGAAGAATATCCTCGCCATCCAGTCCCACGTTGTTTTTGGTCATGCGGGCAACAGTGCAGCAGAGTTTCCGATGCGTCGTCTTGGCGCGAATGTCTGGCCGCTCAACACCGTTCAGTTTTCCAACCATACGCAATACGGTAAATGGACAGGCTGCGTTATGCCGCCGAGCCACCTGACCGAAATCGTTCAGGGTATTGCCGATATCGATAAGCTCCAGCAGTGCGACGCGGTACTGAGCGGATATCTGGGTTCAGCTGAGCAGGGTGAGCATATTCTGGGTATTGTCCGCAAAGTTAAAGCGGCCAATCCACACGCGAAATATTTCTGTGATCCGGTGATGGGACATCCTGAAAAAGGCTGTATTGTCGCGCCGGGTGTTGCAGAGTTTCATGTGCGTCATGCGCTGCCGGCCAGCGATATTATCGCCCCTAATTTGGTCGAGCTTGAAATTCTGTGTGAGCATGCGGTTAACAATGTGCATGAGGCGGTAGCGGCTGCCCGCGAACTGATCGCCCAGGGACCAGAAGTGGTGCTGGTTAAGCATCTTGCCCGCGCGGGTATCAGCACTGACCGTTTTGAAATGTTGTTGGTTACAGCCGATCAGGCGTGGCACATCAGTCGTCCATTGGTGGATTTTGGCGCGCGTCAACCTGTCGGTGTCGGTGACGTTACCAGCGGTTTGCTGTTGGTAAAACTGTTGCAGGGCGCGTCGTTACAACAGGCGCTTGAACATGTGACCGCGGCGGTATACGAAATTATGATCGCCACGCAGCAGATGCAGGAATATGAGCTGCAGGTGGTTGCCGCTCAGGATCGTATCGCTAAACCGGAACACTATTTTAGCGCGACGCAACTGTAG
- the tyrS gene encoding tyrosine--tRNA ligase, with the protein MASSNLIKQLQERGLVAQVTDEEALAERLAQGPIALYCGFDPTADSLHLGHLVPLLCLKRFQQAGHKPVALVGGATGLIGDPSFKAAERKLNTEDTVQEWVDKIRKQVAPFLDFNCGDNSAIAANNYDWFGGMNVLTFLRDIGKHFSVNQMINKEAVKQRLNRDDQGISFTEFSYNLLQGYDFACLNKLHGVALQIGGSDQWGNITSGIDLTRRLHQNQVFGLTVPLITKADGTKFGKTEGGAVWLDPKKTSPYKFYQFWINTADADVYRFLKFFTFMDIEEINALEEEDKNSGKAPRAQYVLAEQVTRLVHGEEGLVAAKRITESLFNGNLASLSEADFEQLAQDGVPMIEMEKGADLMQALVDSELQPSRGQARKTIASNAVTINGEKQSDPEYFFQDSDILFGRYTLLRRGKKNYCLICWK; encoded by the coding sequence ATGGCAAGCAGTAACTTGATTAAACAATTGCAAGAGCGGGGGCTGGTGGCCCAGGTGACGGACGAAGAAGCGTTAGCAGAGCGACTGGCGCAAGGCCCGATCGCGCTCTATTGCGGCTTCGACCCTACCGCTGACAGCTTGCATTTGGGGCATCTGGTTCCATTGTTATGCCTGAAACGCTTCCAGCAGGCAGGGCATAAGCCTGTCGCACTGGTAGGTGGTGCAACCGGTCTGATTGGTGACCCGAGCTTCAAAGCCGCAGAGCGTAAACTGAATACCGAAGATACCGTGCAGGAGTGGGTGGATAAAATCCGCAAACAGGTTGCGCCGTTCCTCGATTTCAACTGTGGCGACAACTCAGCCATTGCGGCAAACAACTACGACTGGTTTGGCGGTATGAACGTACTGACTTTCCTGCGTGATATCGGTAAGCACTTCTCTGTAAACCAGATGATCAACAAAGAAGCGGTGAAGCAACGTCTGAACCGTGACGATCAGGGGATCTCGTTTACTGAGTTTTCTTACAACCTGCTGCAAGGCTACGACTTCGCTTGCCTGAACAAATTGCACGGTGTGGCGCTGCAAATTGGTGGTTCTGACCAGTGGGGCAACATTACCTCCGGTATCGATCTGACCCGCCGTCTGCATCAGAACCAGGTCTTTGGCCTGACCGTTCCGCTGATCACCAAAGCAGACGGGACCAAGTTTGGTAAAACCGAAGGTGGCGCAGTCTGGCTGGATCCGAAGAAAACCAGCCCGTACAAATTCTACCAGTTCTGGATCAACACCGCGGATGCGGACGTGTATCGCTTCCTGAAGTTCTTCACCTTTATGGACATTGAAGAGATCAATGCGCTGGAAGAAGAAGACAAGAACAGCGGTAAAGCGCCACGTGCCCAGTATGTTCTGGCTGAGCAGGTCACGCGTCTGGTTCACGGTGAAGAAGGTCTGGTTGCGGCAAAACGCATCACCGAAAGCCTGTTTAACGGTAATCTAGCCTCCCTGAGCGAAGCCGATTTCGAACAGCTGGCGCAGGATGGCGTACCGATGATCGAAATGGAAAAAGGTGCTGACCTGATGCAGGCGCTGGTTGACTCCGAACTGCAACCATCCCGCGGTCAGGCGCGTAAGACTATCGCGTCTAACGCGGTCACTATCAACGGTGAGAAACAATCCGACCCGGAATATTTCTTCCAGGACAGTGATATTTTATTTGGGCGCTACACATTACTGCGTCGCGGCAAAAAGAACTATTGTTTGATTTGCTGGAAATAA
- the pdxH gene encoding pyridoxamine 5'-phosphate oxidase codes for MSDNDELQQIAHLRREYTKGGLRRRDLPAEPLALFERWLGQACDAKLADPTAMVVATVDENGQPYQRIVLLKHYDDKGLVFYTNLGSRKAHQIEHNPRISLLFPWHTLERQVMVIGKAERLSTLEVVKYFHSRPRDSQIGAWVSKQSSRISARGILESKFLELKQKFQQGEVPLPSFWGGFRVSIEQMEFWQGGENRLHDRFLYQREDNAWKIDRLAP; via the coding sequence ATGTCTGATAACGACGAATTGCAGCAAATCGCGCATTTGCGCCGTGAATACACGAAAGGCGGTCTTCGCCGCCGCGACCTTCCAGCAGAACCCCTCGCGCTTTTTGAGCGCTGGCTGGGGCAAGCCTGTGATGCCAAACTGGCAGATCCTACCGCAATGGTTGTGGCCACTGTTGATGAGAATGGTCAACCTTACCAGCGCATCGTGTTGCTTAAACATTATGATGACAAAGGGCTGGTGTTTTATACCAACCTGGGCAGCCGTAAGGCGCATCAGATTGAACACAATCCCCGTATCAGTCTCTTATTCCCGTGGCATACGCTGGAACGGCAGGTCATGGTTATCGGCAAGGCAGAACGTCTTTCTACCCTTGAAGTGGTGAAGTATTTCCATAGCCGACCACGTGACAGCCAGATTGGCGCCTGGGTCTCTAAACAGTCCAGCCGGATCTCCGCTCGCGGTATTCTTGAAAGTAAATTTCTTGAGCTGAAGCAGAAGTTTCAGCAAGGGGAAGTCCCTTTACCCAGCTTCTGGGGCGGTTTTCGCGTGAGCATTGAGCAAATGGAGTTTTGGCAGGGGGGTGAAAACCGTCTGCATGATCGTTTTTTATACCAACGTGAAGATAACGCGTGGAAAATTGATCGCCTCGCTCCCTAA
- the mliC gene encoding C-type lysozyme inhibitor, which produces MAMKKLLMVCLPVLLTGCSVYNQFVERMQTDTLEYRCDEKPLTVKLNNTQQTASFVYDNKLVNLKQGVSASGARYTDGIYVFWSKGDSATVYKRDSVVLNNCQLQNPKR; this is translated from the coding sequence ATGGCTATGAAAAAACTGTTAATGGTATGTCTGCCCGTATTGCTCACTGGGTGTAGTGTTTACAACCAATTTGTCGAGCGTATGCAAACGGATACGCTCGAATACCGCTGTGATGAAAAACCGCTTACCGTCAAATTGAACAATACCCAACAAACGGCGAGCTTTGTTTATGACAATAAGCTGGTCAATCTTAAACAAGGCGTGTCGGCATCTGGCGCGCGATACACGGATGGCATCTACGTCTTCTGGTCGAAAGGTGACAGTGCAACGGTCTATAAACGCGATAGCGTTGTGTTAAATAACTGTCAGTTACAGAATCCGAAGCGTTGA
- the anmK gene encoding anhydro-N-acetylmuramic acid kinase — translation MKSGRFIGVMSGTSLDGVDVVLAAIDETMVAQQASLTWPIPIHLKQAILDICQGQQLTLSQYGQLDTRLGRLFAEAVNALLAQQKLKPQDIVAIGCHGQTVWHEPTGAAPHTLQIGDNNQIVALTGITVVGDFRRRDIALGGQGAPLVPAFHQALLAHPGERRMVLNIGGIANLSLLIPGQPVRGYDTGPGNMLMDAWIWRQCGKPYDKDAQWASEGTVILPLLQNMLSDPYFAAPAPKSTGREYFNYGWIERHLALFPGISPRDVQATLTELTAVTISEQVLLSGGCERLMVCGGGSRNPLIMMRLAALLPGTEVTSTDEAGISGDDMEALAFAWLAWRTLAGLPGNLPSVTGAAESSVLGAIFPANPRTQS, via the coding sequence ATGAAATCGGGCCGTTTTATCGGTGTTATGTCTGGAACCAGCCTTGATGGTGTTGATGTTGTGCTGGCAGCAATAGATGAAACGATGGTTGCGCAACAGGCGAGTCTCACCTGGCCGATACCCATCCATTTGAAACAGGCAATCCTGGACATCTGTCAGGGGCAGCAACTGACGCTGTCTCAGTATGGCCAGTTAGACACACGACTGGGACGCTTGTTTGCCGAGGCGGTGAATGCGCTGTTGGCGCAGCAAAAATTAAAACCCCAGGATATCGTCGCAATTGGTTGCCACGGACAGACCGTCTGGCACGAGCCCACCGGCGCGGCGCCGCATACGCTGCAAATTGGCGATAACAATCAGATTGTGGCGCTCACCGGTATTACGGTGGTCGGCGATTTCCGTCGACGCGATATCGCGTTGGGCGGGCAAGGTGCGCCACTGGTTCCTGCATTCCATCAGGCTCTGTTGGCGCATCCAGGTGAGCGCCGGATGGTGTTGAATATTGGGGGGATTGCCAATCTGTCTCTGCTTATTCCGGGGCAGCCGGTTCGGGGATACGATACCGGGCCTGGTAATATGCTGATGGATGCATGGATCTGGCGGCAATGCGGTAAGCCTTACGACAAAGACGCGCAGTGGGCCAGTGAAGGAACGGTGATTCTCCCTCTGCTGCAAAATATGCTTAGCGATCCTTACTTCGCCGCACCCGCGCCAAAAAGCACGGGGCGGGAGTACTTTAATTATGGCTGGATTGAACGCCATCTGGCGCTGTTCCCTGGGATTTCCCCGCGCGATGTTCAGGCAACGCTCACCGAACTCACCGCGGTGACCATTTCAGAACAGGTATTGCTGAGTGGCGGCTGCGAGCGATTAATGGTGTGCGGGGGAGGAAGTCGTAATCCGCTGATTATGATGCGTCTGGCGGCATTGCTGCCGGGAACGGAAGTGACCTCGACCGATGAAGCGGGCATCAGCGGCGACGATATGGAAGCGTTAGCTTTCGCATGGTTGGCGTGGCGTACGCTGGCAGGGTTGCCGGGTAATCTCCCTTCTGTGACCGGTGCAGCAGAGTCCAGTGTTTTAGGGGCTATTTTCCCCGCGAACCCACGAACTCAGAGTTAA
- the slyB gene encoding outer membrane lipoprotein SlyB has protein sequence MIKRVLIVSLMGLSLAGCVNNDSLSGDVYTASEAKQVQNVTYGTIVHVRPVQIQGGDDANVIGAIGGAVLGGFLGNTVGGGTGRSLATAAGAVAGGVAGQGVQGAMNKTQGVELEIRKDDGNTIMVVQKQGATKFAAGQRVVMASNGREVTVSPR, from the coding sequence ATGATTAAACGTGTGCTGATTGTTTCACTAATGGGGTTATCTTTAGCCGGTTGCGTTAACAATGACAGCCTTTCCGGTGACGTATATACCGCATCCGAAGCGAAACAGGTTCAGAACGTCACCTATGGCACGATTGTTCACGTTCGTCCGGTTCAAATCCAGGGTGGCGATGACGCAAACGTCATTGGCGCGATTGGTGGTGCGGTACTTGGCGGGTTCCTCGGTAACACCGTTGGCGGTGGTACGGGTCGTTCATTAGCAACGGCTGCAGGTGCGGTTGCCGGTGGCGTAGCGGGTCAAGGCGTACAAGGTGCGATGAATAAAACACAGGGTGTAGAACTGGAAATCCGTAAGGATGACGGTAATACCATCATGGTAGTGCAGAAACAAGGTGCGACCAAATTCGCCGCAGGTCAGCGCGTCGTGATGGCGAGCAATGGCCGGGAAGTGACCGTTTCTCCGCGTTAA
- the slyA gene encoding transcriptional regulator SlyA, with product MKLESPLGSDLARLVRIWRALIDHRLKPLELTQTHWVTLHNIHQLPPDQSQIQLAKAIGIEQPSLVRTLDQLEEKGLISRQTCASDRRAKRIKLTEKAEPLIADMEAVINKTRGEILEGISAEEIDLLIKLVARLEHNIIELQSQD from the coding sequence ATGAAATTGGAATCGCCACTAGGTTCTGATCTGGCACGGTTGGTGCGCATTTGGCGTGCTCTGATTGACCATCGCCTGAAGCCTCTGGAGTTGACGCAGACGCATTGGGTTACGCTGCACAACATCCATCAGTTGCCACCGGATCAATCGCAGATTCAGCTGGCTAAAGCGATCGGCATTGAGCAGCCGTCACTGGTGCGTACGCTTGACCAACTGGAAGAAAAGGGACTCATTTCACGACAGACTTGCGCCAGCGATCGTCGGGCAAAGAGAATTAAACTGACCGAGAAAGCAGAGCCGCTTATCGCGGATATGGAAGCGGTGATCAACAAAACGCGTGGAGAAATTCTGGAAGGGATTTCAGCTGAGGAAATTGATCTGCTGATTAAACTGGTTGCCCGACTGGAACACAATATCATTGAGCTGCAGTCTCAGGACTAA
- a CDS encoding DUF1656 domain-containing protein has translation MKFMFNATGLPLQDLMIGASVYFPPIFKAFAAGFILWLVIHRLLRDRIYSGEFWHPLLLDLSLFALCVCLGFVLLIAW, from the coding sequence GTGAAGTTTATGTTTAATGCAACAGGATTGCCCCTACAAGATTTAATGATCGGTGCATCTGTCTACTTCCCCCCTATTTTCAAGGCGTTTGCAGCGGGATTTATCCTTTGGCTGGTCATTCATCGTCTGCTACGCGACAGGATCTACTCCGGTGAATTCTGGCATCCCCTGTTACTGGATCTGTCTCTCTTCGCGCTTTGCGTCTGTCTGGGCTTTGTTCTGCTGATTGCGTGGTGA
- a CDS encoding HlyD family secretion protein, with translation MSLKTVKYFSTIIVAVIAVLAGWWMWNYYMQSPWTRDGKIRAEQVSITPQVSGSITALNVKDNQFVNEGDVLFVIDKTPFHIAELNAQAQLAKARSDLAKANNEANRRRHLSQNYISAEDLDTANLNVKAMQASVEAAEATLRQAQWQLTQTEIKAPVAGWVTNLSTRTGDYATTGKPLFALVDSHSFYVMGYFEETKLRHIREGAPALITLYSGNIKLQGHVAGIGRAIYDQSVESDSGLIPDIKPNVPWVRLAQRVPVRIEFDALPRDVTLVSGTTCSVSVGQPK, from the coding sequence ATGTCGCTTAAAACTGTTAAATATTTCTCCACAATTATCGTCGCTGTCATTGCCGTTCTCGCCGGATGGTGGATGTGGAATTACTACATGCAATCCCCCTGGACGCGCGACGGAAAAATCCGTGCTGAACAAGTCAGTATCACACCGCAAGTGTCCGGCAGCATTACTGCGCTCAACGTTAAAGATAATCAGTTCGTGAACGAAGGCGACGTGCTGTTTGTTATCGACAAGACACCGTTTCACATTGCCGAACTGAATGCACAGGCCCAGTTGGCAAAAGCCCGCTCTGATCTGGCAAAAGCCAATAATGAAGCCAATCGCCGCCGCCATCTGTCGCAGAATTACATTTCCGCCGAAGATCTGGATACCGCAAACCTCAATGTGAAAGCCATGCAGGCAAGCGTCGAAGCAGCCGAAGCCACGTTGCGCCAGGCACAGTGGCAACTGACGCAGACCGAAATTAAAGCTCCGGTTGCAGGCTGGGTCACGAACCTTTCGACGCGAACCGGGGATTACGCCACCACGGGAAAACCCCTGTTTGCCCTTGTCGACAGCCACTCTTTTTATGTGATGGGTTATTTTGAAGAAACCAAACTCCGTCACATTCGTGAAGGGGCACCGGCGCTCATTACCTTATACAGCGGCAATATAAAGTTACAGGGTCACGTAGCCGGGATCGGGCGTGCCATTTATGATCAAAGCGTTGAAAGCGATTCTGGCCTCATTCCTGACATTAAACCAAACGTGCCATGGGTTCGTCTGGCGCAACGGGTTCCTGTTCGTATCGAATTTGACGCCTTGCCGCGCGATGTCACACTGGTATCGGGAACTACCTGCAGCGTGTCTGTCGGTCAACCAAAATGA